The Chitinophagales bacterium genome includes a window with the following:
- a CDS encoding T9SS type A sorting domain-containing protein has product MRKFTLGLFVLISSALSAQIISYEKIDSFTISELEDILADAEAPSGLIQLEYEVDYYRVIYLTPYKHPDSLVQASAGLAIPRNTDCPVPIASYAHGTTAKQLKGASTKAGGQWEIGSIFAATGYAVAMPDYIGLGIADPKVVIHPYQHAFSQGNTSLNMIRATEEILNELEIGFNEQLFLFGYSQGGYAVAATQRLIEEEYPDEYTVTAAAPMSGAYDMAGAQVDLMASDSVYPTPGYLPYIILAYQDQYGTLYDSVSQILKPPYDSLMPALFYSKDYSIGYINNQSTPVPKHMVMDSTVTNFTNNPNHPLRVLLEENEMLNWTPQGSVKLYYCTGDDQVSYVNSERAYDSWTANGAPDVTKQDFGNLNHNDCAQLCFISAKSFFDGKKTDCNTTDVSEIPLSGKFELFPNPASELVIVKTEQDYTGESGKIMIFDALGKVHFEKEMSSEKEQMLIDISNLAPGYYVVSWVREASRTNKQLVISK; this is encoded by the coding sequence ATGCGCAAATTTACCCTTGGATTATTTGTATTGATTTCATCAGCACTTTCAGCACAAATTATTTCCTATGAAAAAATTGATTCATTTACCATTTCTGAACTGGAGGATATTCTGGCCGATGCCGAAGCACCTTCGGGGCTCATTCAGCTTGAGTATGAAGTTGATTATTACCGGGTAATTTATTTAACACCATACAAACACCCAGATTCACTTGTGCAGGCCTCTGCAGGACTGGCTATTCCGAGAAATACGGATTGCCCGGTGCCTATCGCTTCCTATGCACATGGCACTACAGCAAAGCAATTAAAAGGGGCAAGCACTAAAGCTGGAGGACAGTGGGAGATCGGTTCTATATTTGCTGCTACTGGATATGCCGTAGCTATGCCGGATTATATCGGGCTTGGCATTGCTGACCCTAAAGTAGTGATCCATCCCTATCAACACGCTTTTTCCCAGGGCAATACCTCCTTAAACATGATCAGGGCTACAGAAGAAATTTTGAATGAACTGGAAATAGGGTTTAATGAACAACTATTTCTTTTTGGCTATTCGCAAGGTGGTTATGCAGTAGCCGCCACTCAAAGATTGATTGAAGAAGAATATCCGGATGAATATACGGTAACTGCGGCCGCTCCAATGTCAGGGGCATATGACATGGCCGGAGCTCAGGTAGATCTGATGGCTTCTGACAGTGTTTACCCCACACCGGGCTATCTGCCTTATATTATTCTTGCCTACCAGGATCAATACGGAACATTGTATGACAGCGTTTCCCAGATATTGAAGCCGCCCTATGATTCTTTAATGCCGGCATTGTTCTATTCAAAAGATTATTCCATTGGCTATATCAACAATCAAAGCACACCTGTTCCAAAGCATATGGTCATGGATAGTACAGTGACAAATTTCACGAACAACCCCAATCATCCTTTACGGGTACTATTGGAAGAAAACGAAATGCTGAATTGGACACCACAGGGCAGTGTGAAACTTTATTATTGTACAGGCGATGACCAAGTCTCTTATGTCAACTCAGAACGGGCCTATGACTCATGGACAGCCAATGGGGCTCCTGATGTCACTAAACAGGATTTTGGCAATTTAAATCATAACGATTGTGCTCAACTTTGTTTTATCAGTGCCAAAAGCTTTTTTGACGGTAAAAAAACAGATTGCAATACAACTGATGTTTCTGAGATTCCTTTATCTGGAAAATTTGAATTGTTTCCCAATCCTGCCAGCGAACTTGTAATCGTAAAAACAGAACAGGACTATACTGGCGAATCGGGGAAGATTATGATATTTGATGCACTGGGAAAGGTTCATTTTGAAAAAGAAATGAGCAGTGAAAAGGAACAGATGCTAATTGACATAAGCAATTTAGCGCCTGGATATTATGTTGTGAGTTGGGTTAGGGAAGCCTCAAGGACAAACAAGCAATTGGTTATTTCCAAATAA